The segment TTCCCTCAAATCTCAATCAGAAAGCGTGCCCCTTGCAGACTTCTGAACAGACTCACATCATCTTGCTGTGTGTGTCGACTGAAGCGTCAAGAACATGCCCCTAGTGTATGGCTGTGAGAACctgacacacgtgtgcacatccTTGCATAGAACCCACTTCTGAATTAGTCATTTTAAACTTATAATTAGAATCCACCTACTCATCCAGAGAACTTAAATTGCTTTTGTTCATTTTCCATACTACTCCCCACACTTCATCGCCAGGACTTTGAAAAATGGTGGCTATACCTCCATGCCACCTTTGACTCGTTTTGCCTTGGAAATTGCCAAAGTCAAGTTTAAAATCCTACAAAGGAAACCAAAGTGATATGATCAATACCCACTCGAGCCCAAATTTCCCTCCtcaaaataaaaaggatttaCCTTTGAACTGCATGCAATTAAAACAGTCAATAAATTGTGAGTTCCTCCTATGTATAAGAAGCTGTGGGGAATACAAAGATGAGCAGACAAGGACCCAGATCTCGAGAGctatggttgttttttttttttttttttttgcatattttcccttaaaaataaacacactgaATATGTACAGGTACCTTAGTTAAAATATAAGGTTTAAGGAAATAAAGTCCCATAACCCAATGCCTTAATACAACCACTGTCATTTTTGCGAATTACTTCCCAGTTTACTTATGCGTTTTTACTTACAGACAAGCTGGTTGACAGTTACAGTTAACATATCTATTTTTATGTCTGTAGAATATAACAGGATATATCACCATATCTGCTCCAAGGAAATTGGCATTACAGGTGATTTATACACTTTTGAACATTAACCTAATATTCACAAATTGCACTCAGTAATCCTAACAGCAGCCCAACACTGAAAAATTATTGGGTGCTATACATTGTGCTGTTAGCGTTACATGGATTATCTCCGCTTATCCTGCCAACAATTTATTATACCCATTTTTACTGTGGCTTAGAAAAATCAAGCAGTTTGCCTAAGGTCTCACAACTAGGAAGTAATGAAGCCAAATGACTGGTCCAGTTTCCTCCCTCACAGAGCAGGGCATCAAGGGGATCAGAGTCCTGGGGAAAATTCAAAGTCCTTACCTGGCTTGTCTGCTCTGGGGAGACTTCTGTCTGTGCAGAGCTAAGTTCCCTTAATAGTAAAATTTCGAAAGGTTGGGATGGGTGATAACTCAGGTCCTTTCTAGGTTTATATATCATCCCTGTCTCCTCTGTTTTCTCAAAAACCATGCCAGACATTTCAGGGAAGAGGTGGATCCGAGGGACCCGTCCTTCCAACTGGCAATCTGGAGGTTCCTCCAGCACCACGTGTCCTTGGCAGGAGACTGGCAGATGGGATGAAGGTCACAGCCCACGCTGGGCACTGGCTGGCTGCCGCTGAACCCGAAAGCCGACTTCAGTCCCCCGCCTGCCGCCAGGGACACGGGCGGCCCCCTTTCCTACTGCAGGCTGTTCCCCGGCCTCTTGTTCCCTTTGCCAGTTCTCCCTCCGCTGCCTGAACGCTGCCCCTCTCGGGGCTCCGCCTAGGCCCTTCTGCTCACACAGCTGTGCAGCAGCTTCAGATACCATCTCACACCCTGATCCTCTTACAACCCGGGCCAGGTGTCTCCTCCGAGCCTCAGACATGTGCGGGAtggggcccagcacccagctAAATGTTTACTAGTGTTTTTCTGTGCACGCAGCTGTCTAGGAAGCATTTTAAACTCCAGAATGTTCTAACTAGCCTTAGGATGTTTCCCTCCCAAGCCTGGTTCTCTTCTTTCTGTACTCACTGTCAGTTTTCTCGGCCTTgatgtctctcctcccttcacactCAGCCACCAGGCTTTCACAGTGTTATCTCCTACACTTCCCTCGCTCGGGTCCCTCCACCCTCTCCTGCCGCCACCCCGGTTCACGGTGACATTCATTCCCGCACCACCTGCTGCTGCAACTTCCCAACTCGGCCCCTCGATCAAGTCCATTTTCTATAGCAACGGGATGAACTCGCACGGCTCCAAGTCTGGCCCTTGATTTCGCTTGTTTCTGCAATGGCTCTCTGATTTGGCTCTGGGGTCCTGTTAACAGTGTGGCCCTTTTCCACCCCCCCGGTCCTCATGCCACACTCTCCTTGCTAAATTCCAGCCACACTCAGGCCCTTTGCATACACTGCTCCCCCACCTCTGCAATTGTTCACATTTTTAAGGAAGGCTTTCCCGAGTGTCCTGGGCAACTCAGGCCCACCCCTCACTGCAACTTGCCTGTGTGGTTTTTAAGACTGGCCATAGACCTGTAACTGTAACCATGTGTTTGATCTGTCTTCCTCCTGCCTTAACTGTAAGCTCTTGAACTCCCTGCTTACATCTGGGGAAGTCCCTACCTTGTGCATTGAGGGTACAGAGGACCAGCGCCTGACTCCCATATCTGAAGCTTCAAAGGCCAGAAGTTGATGCTCTCAGATTGGACAAGGCTTTGCCAATGAGGACACTCATCTGGGGCTTTGAACTAGAAGTGGTGCCCAGGACAGCAGGGGAGCTCCTCCCGTCCGGTGGTGGGCATGTGGGACACtggcaggcagggcccagctcaGAGGGTGCTGTTGCTGTGTCCCAGTTTCCCCGGTTCGGCAGGGGTGCGGCAGTGGCTCCCTGGGCTGGTTCCATCCTGTGATGCCGTGTGGGCTGTGCACCCTTCTCTCCGCCTGCCTCTCTGTCCACATTGTACCCCTGCCTTCCTGGTCACTGTGACCTCTCCAGCAGCCTTTCGACACGTTTCTGTCCTCTCTTTTTGCTTCAATCAGCCAGTTTCTGTTGCTTGGAACTAAGAACTCTGATGAGCTTAGCAGAGATCACTTTTGTCTAGGTCAAAGCTGTCAGAAGGTTTTGTGCGCAACCTGTTTGCACATGTCTCCTACAGAGTGGGAGACCCCAAAGCAGCGACTTCGCTCAGTCGGGTTTGTTCAGTGTTCCGTGCTGCAACAGGAGTGCTAAAGGCTGCACTGCACGGACCAAGAGCAACAGCTGGAGGTTCACCCACCCGCCTGCCCTCAGGGAGGAGGTACAGTGCAGGACCTGCCAGctcaggagagagacagatatgcAGGTATTCTACGATACCTGGTGACAAGTCGTGGTACAGGAGTACCCGCGGGACTGGTGCTGGGAGGATGTTCCTAAGTTAGTGGACAAGGGAGAGGAGGCCGCAGTGGGGCAGAACCGGCCGCAGGTGGGTGCGCCAGGAGCGGGCAGCTCAGGGCATTCTCAGGCGCCGCTGCCGCCCTGGGGTCAAGCACAGGATGGTGAGGGCCCCGGACGAGGTGGCACCCCAGAACCCCGACGCGTCCTCACCAGGCGGAGCTGCATTCCCGGCCCGTCCTGCCCCCGAAGATGCGATTGCGGCGGCCCTGGCTTGGGCGTGTGCACCGCGGGCACGAGGCCGCAGGACCCGCCGGGGTACACTGACCTGCAGGCGGGCCACGCAGCAGAACGTGGCCGAGGGATTTCGGAGGTGGATCCTCTCGGTCAGCAGGTTGCTACCATACGCGAAGTATAGGAAAGTGTCCTCCCCCTGGCCCGAGCCGTCATCGCAGCCCGAGTCCGCCATGCCCCGCCACACGCCCGCACGCCTCGGGGGCTGAGAGCAGAAGCGTTAGGAGCGGAGAGCGAGAGCAGCGCAGCGGCCGGCGACCCCAGCCCAGCAACAGCAGCGTCGCCGCCGCCGGCCCCAGAAAAGGCGGAAAATGTGGGTCGGGCGAGTCGAGAGCGAGCTCCCTTCTGATTGGCTGCCGCCCCACCAACGTGGGTCGCCCCCTTTGATTGGTCAAGCCCCACCTCCTGCTCTCCGCCCTCCGCAGGGACACTAAATACCGTGTCCTGATGCGACCGGGGCCTGATTCTTCATTGGGTACGCTCTCCCGACGACCCGCCCCCCTTGCTCAAGGCTCTCTCTGATTGGTGGGTGCTACGCGGAAGCGGGTCGGACTCTGTGGACTCGGGCCGAGGGTCGCGGCGCGCGGGTGCTTTCTCGCCTTGGACTGGGCGCGTGGTATTGTGCGGCAGTTTCTGCTCTTTACGGGTCTCTGGCCAGATCCAAGGTGGGGCCGCGGGCCTGGCCACGCCCCCGACGGGGTCCCTCACGCGGCCGTCCTCCTGCTTAGTGGGAGTCTGTCGGGAAAGGTCCGAGTGTCCACCCCACCCGTCGGTTCCCGCGTCTCCGGCCCCGATCGCCAGTCTGACGCCCTAAGGACGCTTGCAGCCTGGAGAAGCCCCTGGCGAGGCCCGCGGCTTCCTCCCCTGAGGAAGCGCTGTGCCCGGGCTCAAATCCCGGCTCTGGCCATTAGTACCCCGGGGGACAGGGGTCTTGATGGAAGCCGTGACTGCGAGTACACACGCCTGTGTAGTTAATTTCGGACTGGAGATGTGAACCCGGAGCCCGGGAGCGATGACAGCCCCGGGAAAGTCCAGGTCCTTTCCGAAGCCAGCTTGAGGGACACCCGGAAAATCACACCAACCAGAGCAGGgaaggcagccagggctgcagactGCAAAAACGGTTGGTAatagtgaagaggcagccaaacaacaaacacaaaattaaaCCTCAGTTGCTACAGGGCCGGCGGTGACAATGGCACGGATGCTTCACGCTGACAGACAGTAATGTCACATAATAATTATTCTGCCTCCTAGCAGCAGGTGTATTTCAGGGTAATCTGGCTGATTAGCAAGCAGCTCACCTGGCAAAATAGTGACAGTGAAATAATGTGAAATGAATGCAAGACTTAGAAAATCACCATTTAAAAgtgtattagagagagagagaaaaaaaaaaaaaaaaaaaacacaaggcagcttcaacagccggggctgggggcaaccacagccaggagccaggaactccatcctggtctcccacacggtggcagagaccccagcacTGGAGTCATTCCTTGCTGCCTCtcacggtgcacattagcaggaggctggacccgGAAGCCTCTGCTTCCTCAGCACTGtgttttgggatgccagcatcccacgtggcatCTTAGCCATCGTGTCCAGCGCCCACCCGGTGGCATAATGGCTTCATGCCAGCGTCACCGATGTGGTGAAAGGGCGCTGGGAAGCAGGATACTCACAGGACGCCACATTCTCCCTCAGAGTAACTGCTGGACAGTGGGGTGCGGCGGGGACTATGAAGAAGTCCCGTTCTCCCACCTGAACCTAGAACAGTCTTATCACCACTAAAACACTGTCTCCTGATAGAGAGCTCCAGCTTCATCTATAAAGTATGTTTCCAAAAATCCATAATCACAACCCAATCAAGCCTTTAATTCCCTCTTTTTTCCCTCAGGAAATGCAAGGGTCGAAGAATCAGAAAAACCCACAACAAATGATGGACCAGATGGATCCAGGCTCTTAAGtcattgtcatttaaaaaaagaaaaaagaaaaaaaatgcggCGCCGAGGGATGGCTGTTCTAGCTTAAAACAAACTTCAGAGACGTGGTGACCAGGTGCAATGGCTTGTCCTTGGTTAATCTTGGTTTCACAAACCGGATATAAGAGATATTTTAGGAACAATGGAAGAAATTTGAATTTGCACTGGGGTAGTATATGATATTAGGCAGCTTATTAAGTGTGATAATGGTATTGCACTTACGTAGAAATGTGTATGTCTATTTTTAGATATCCTGGTGTGTTTTAGGGTGAAATACAtaatatctatattttaaaataattcacaaaagtaaaaacacagaaaataatattaaatggaGTGATGTGGATATGGGAGTTTATTATATTACTCCATCTATTCtatgtttaaatgttttcatgttaaaaagttaaaaactatggggccagcattgtggtgtagtgcataaagctgctgcctgcgacactggcatcccatatgggtgcctgttagagtcccggctgctctacttctgatccagctccctgctaatgtgcctgggaaaagcacccgaagatggtccaagtggttgggctcctgccacccatgtgggagacctagatgaagctcctggctttggcctgacccagcccggccattgtagccatctgggaagtgaaccagtagatagaagacctctctctttgtctctccctctctttttgtaactctacctttcaaattaaaaaagaagttgaaaaagTGATATATAGAAAGTGCCAGGCAGAGAGTGAGCACTCAATAAGCAAGCATTGTTATTCAATGATATACAAATAGGAATAGTCATGCCACCGTCCCTGCCTTCAGACGtcaaccagcaatggaagacttacttctctctctctctctctcactttctctctttctctgcctttcaaaaaaaaaaaaaatatatatatatacacatagaacTTAAATGTGTCCTTGGTTGTTTCGGAGAGCAAGCTGCTTGGCTTGGCCAACCCTGCTCTATTTCACCATACTTTTCATGGCCTCTGCTTCCCAGCACTACCATTTAAAATGTCctgttttctaaatttctaaaatgcattattttattatatttaaaggtatttaatttcttctttctatCTGTACTTAATTTCAATTGATTTTCTCCACAATATTTTGCAAAGCTCTCTGAAGTTACATATTGATATCTCCTTGAACACTGAGAATTTAGCCTTACCCAGGCATCTGTCTTCCCCGTATATCACATGGGGCACTGACTCCTGTTGGCCAGCAAGGGGCAGTAGGAAGCAAGGatagttttgtgtttttatttactatatttgaaaggcagagagagagagagagtttgatcttccatctactggttcattccccaaatgcccccaacagcaaGGTCAgtccaggccaatgccaggagcccagaacgcagTCCAGGTGCCCCAtgcaagtggcagggacccaggggcttgagtcacccctgctgcctcccaggatgtgcttcagcaggaagctggatccaaagccgggttggggctggaacccagggaCTTTGGTGTGGGTTGCGGGCACCCTAAGCATCGACCTAACTGCTGCCCAAACAGAGCCCCAAGGATAGTTCTGTTTctatgtttgttttttcaaaatgtaaCCAAAGCCTGGTTAATATTAGCTAACATTCACCGAGCACTTATTAAATGCCAGGCACCAGTCTGGATTCTTATCCAGGTGTGCATCAGTGCATTAAATCCTGAAAGCAGCCCTCTGTGGAAAATGCTGGGATCATGCTCAGCTTCAGTCAAGGAGACTTGGGACAGGAGCTGCACGAACTCGCCGCAGGTTGCAATTTGCAGAGActgagccgcagggtctgcatgTAAGGGCATCGCCGGGtgctgttttccaaatttctcacAATTTCATATAAAGTGCTCCAGATAAAAGCACTTATTAATAATCACTTTCAAATGCAGTCTCTGTCTCGTCTATATTATGAAATAATGATTCCAGCTTTCAGTCACTTGATAATGAAGCTAATGAAATCAGATTTCTGCCAAATGCTAGTGATCTTTAAAGTTTTGCTATTGCATCATTACGAAGTTTTGGGTGCACACAGACACaattatatatgtaaattaatatataattacataataagccggcgccgcggctcactaggctaatcctccgcctagcggcgccggcacaccaggttctagtcccggtcggggcgccggattctgtcccggttgcccctcttccaggccagctctctgctgtggccagggagtgcagtggaggatggcccaggtgcttgggccctgcaccccatgggagaccaggaaaagcacctggctcctggctcctgccatcggatcagcgcagtgcgctggccgcagcgcgccggccgcggcggccattggagggtgaaccaacggcaaaaggaagacctttccctctgtctctctctctcactgtccactctgcctgtcaaaaaaaaaaataaataaaaaaatataattacataatatgcatgtatatatatttataatagtggATCATGATGAtagtattatatattattaataatgtATGATGGTACTTCACAAAATCCGAGGAAAATTGAACTTAGCCGTTTATTTTGTGGGCCATTATTGTGGCCCAGCACCACTGTGAGATGCTACCAGTTTGAGTtgcagcttctccacttctgatccagctgtctgctaatgcacctgggagacagcagaagatggcccaagtccttgggcctctgccacccacacgagagacccagatagggttccatgctcctggctttggcctggcccagccccgccatcgtggtcatttggggagtgaatcagtggatggaagaactctatctacctctctataactgtcttttaaataaataaatcttttttttttaaagaaacgtttattttggtgcaaaaaagtttacACTCTGCACACAGAGGTActcaagaagtttatggaaatgtatgttatgagaaagctatgcatggatttaaatattttttgcagcaaaagaaacttaaaaatagagCTTGCGTATTCATaaatgctgcaggcagagtggacagtgagagagagacagagagaaaggtcttcctttgccattggttcaccctccaatggccgccgctgccggcagcgcagcgcactgatccgaagccaggagcttctcctggtctcccatgcgggtgcagcccccaagcgcttgggccatcctccactgcactccctggccacagcagagagctggcctggaagaggggcaaccgggacagaatccggcgccccgaccgggactagaacccggggtgccggcgccgcagctcaataggctaatcctctgcctgtggcaatgCTGCCCGTTTTAATCTTTGCTTTTAAGAGGCTGAgaacacagagctcccatctgctggtttactccataaatgcctgcaatggcgaGGGTGGGGACTGGAGCCCAGAGGTGTTGTACAACAGagaacccagctccctgtgcagTCACCACCTCCTCTCCATTCCCacgctccccaccctgccccttctTCTTCACCCTCTCACACCCAGATTACTGCAACAGTCATGATACAATATCATTTCGATGATGTACTCATTTAAATAAGGCAGGCATAGCAAAATGCTTTGGGAGCTGGAAGCCTTTGAAACACTCAAAATACTGTTGTGTGATTAACCACAGTGCTCTCCACATAAACTGTCTGCATTTCCTCCGAATCTTTTATTTCAGTGCTGGGGTGGTTTGGGGTGTAAGACTTATGCGAGTGTCTGTGAAACTCGAAGTGAGACGTTCGCCAGGGCCTTGGTAACAGCGGGAGCCAGCACCTGCATGCGCTCAGGCCTTTATGTTGGTGTTGTTTTTCCAGGGCTGGTTTCTCTGACTGCTTCTCTGTGGAGTTGGAGAAGAGGTTTAGGCAGCTCAAGAGGAAGATGGGAATCCCATGAGGCCAGCACAGAGGTGGGTTTGGGAAACGGTGAGTGGTTCAATTTCAGTAGAGCAGAGCTCCTTTAAGGAACCTGGACACAAGTCTGGGAGGGGGTGAACAGAATCTGTAGGAGGGCCTTGAATTTTGCATCGGTTGAGAACGTGGGGTGATGAGAGGAGAGTCACTTGTGGCTTTGGAGCCCTCCTGCGCCTTGGGCAGGTCAGCcttggggctgggagagggtgggggggaTGGCAGAGTGTGGCAAGGTCCTAAGAGCCCGAGCCAGGTGGAAATGCGGGGACAGAGGGGA is part of the Oryctolagus cuniculus chromosome 16, mOryCun1.1, whole genome shotgun sequence genome and harbors:
- the GGCT gene encoding gamma-glutamylcyclotransferase, encoding MADSGCDDGSGQGEDTFLYFAYGSNLLTERIHLRNPSATFCCVARLQDFKLDFGNFQGKTSQRWHGGIATIFQSPGDEVWGVVWKMNKSNLSSLDEQEGVESGIYVVIEVKVSTQEGKELTCRSYLMTNYESAPPSPQYKKVVCMGAKQNGLPLEYQEKLNAIEANDYKGKVSEEIEDMLQKGGTKAQ